The following proteins are co-located in the Bosea sp. AS-1 genome:
- a CDS encoding ABC transporter substrate-binding protein, with translation MITRRLILQSGAAAFALAATTGLGRAAETAGEPIYLGVSGPLTGPNAQYGAQWKQGFDLALDQINGSGGIKGRPLQYLFEDTQSDPKQTVAVAQKFIADKRIVAELGDFSSPASMAASPIYQRAGLLQFGLTNSHPDFTKTGDFIWSNSVSQAEEQPLNAAFAVKRLGFKRIAVLHLNTDWGRTSKDHLAAAAKALGAEIVATEGYLPEEKDFRSTLVRVRDANPDGLFLESYYADAALIVRQARQIGLNVPVAAASSIYSPKFVELGGEAAEGVFTSSRFFPEDPRPEVQSFVSAFKAKYGKEPDAFNSYAYDTMILFGQVLREAPDLERKTVRDTLAKVKDVPSVVYGKATFDPKTRRVAGARSAELVVKGGRFTLWDGSKATN, from the coding sequence ATGATCACCCGTCGTCTCATTCTGCAGTCCGGCGCAGCCGCGTTCGCCCTGGCGGCGACGACCGGCCTCGGCCGCGCAGCCGAGACCGCCGGCGAGCCGATCTATCTCGGCGTCAGCGGCCCGCTGACCGGCCCGAATGCGCAATATGGCGCGCAATGGAAGCAAGGTTTCGACCTGGCACTGGACCAGATCAACGGTTCCGGCGGCATCAAGGGTCGGCCTCTGCAGTATCTCTTCGAGGACACCCAGAGCGATCCGAAGCAGACGGTTGCGGTCGCGCAGAAGTTCATCGCCGACAAGCGCATCGTCGCCGAGCTGGGCGATTTCTCCAGCCCGGCCTCGATGGCGGCCTCACCGATCTATCAGCGCGCCGGCCTCCTCCAGTTCGGCCTCACCAACTCGCACCCCGATTTCACCAAGACGGGCGACTTCATCTGGAGCAACTCGGTCAGCCAGGCCGAGGAACAGCCCCTCAACGCCGCCTTCGCGGTCAAGCGGCTCGGCTTCAAGCGGATCGCGGTGCTGCATCTCAACACCGACTGGGGCCGCACCAGCAAGGACCACCTGGCCGCCGCCGCCAAGGCGCTCGGTGCCGAGATCGTGGCGACGGAAGGCTATCTCCCCGAAGAGAAGGATTTTCGCTCGACGCTGGTGCGCGTCCGCGACGCCAACCCCGATGGGCTCTTCCTCGAGTCCTATTATGCCGATGCCGCACTGATCGTCCGCCAGGCGCGCCAGATCGGGCTCAATGTGCCGGTTGCAGCGGCAAGCTCGATCTACTCGCCGAAATTCGTCGAACTGGGCGGCGAGGCCGCCGAGGGCGTCTTCACCTCCTCGCGCTTCTTCCCCGAGGATCCGCGGCCGGAGGTCCAAAGCTTCGTCAGCGCCTTCAAGGCGAAATACGGCAAGGAGCCCGACGCCTTCAACTCCTACGCCTACGACACGATGATCCTGTTCGGGCAGGTGCTGCGCGAGGCGCCCGATCTCGAGCGCAAGACCGTCCGCGACACGCTTGCCAAGGTGAAGGACGTGCCGAGCGTCGTCTACGGCAAGGCGACCTTCGATCCGAAGACCCGGCGCGTCGCCGGCGCGCGCAGCGCCGAGCTCGTGGTGAAGGGCGGCCGCTTCACGCTCTGGGACGGCAGCAAGGCGACGAACTGA
- a CDS encoding ABC transporter permease, which translates to MTSWFDHTINGLIIGNIYALLAVGLALIFGVSRLINFAHGSVYVVGAYVGWVAVSVLKTPFPVTLVIVVAITALLGVLIERFGIRPLATAPRIAPLLATIGLSFVLDQSVQILFSPDPRSVPMQLPNWRISIGGGSIGVLDLLIGSIGITAAVALFTFLKLSKWGWAVRATALDRDAARAMGVDVDKVNRIVFAIASALGGVGGVLVGMYYNVITPTMGFEATLKGIVAEVVGGVGNVPGAIVGSLLLGITESYGVALLGTSYRNLFAFVLLIAILVLRPNGLFASRRQLPPEPMTGTFVAPSRPVNVPVPLVAAAAAVAIALPFLVDNGYLIQTLTNAWLYALLGLSITLVAGTSGQVSLGHAALLAIGGYTSALLASNLGWPVWLTLLIGGFAAAGIGTLLVSPAFRLRGHYVSIATLGIGEIVALVILNWESVTRGPIGVAGIPPLSLFGYELYDTNVIYWFALALMIALALLQLRLLGSHLGRTLRAVRDDDVAARSFGIGLNRYKGLAFAFGGFFAGISGAFTAHMYSYINHETFNTQISVLALTIAILGGMGNVGGAILGSLALIGLPEIFRVAAEYRILFYGIALVLLVRFRPQGLLGTV; encoded by the coding sequence ATGACCTCCTGGTTCGACCACACCATCAACGGCCTGATCATCGGCAACATCTATGCGCTGCTGGCGGTGGGGCTGGCGCTGATCTTCGGCGTCAGCCGCCTCATCAACTTCGCCCATGGCTCGGTCTATGTCGTCGGCGCCTATGTCGGCTGGGTCGCCGTCTCGGTGCTGAAGACGCCGTTTCCGGTGACGCTTGTCATCGTTGTGGCGATCACGGCCCTGCTCGGTGTCCTGATCGAGCGGTTCGGCATCCGGCCGCTGGCGACCGCGCCGCGCATCGCGCCGCTGCTCGCCACCATCGGGCTGAGTTTCGTGCTCGACCAGAGCGTGCAGATCCTGTTCAGCCCCGATCCGCGCTCCGTGCCGATGCAGCTCCCGAACTGGCGCATCTCCATCGGCGGCGGCTCGATCGGCGTGCTCGACCTCTTGATCGGCAGCATCGGCATCACCGCCGCTGTCGCGCTGTTCACCTTCCTCAAGCTGTCGAAATGGGGCTGGGCGGTGCGCGCCACGGCGCTCGACCGCGATGCGGCCCGCGCGATGGGCGTCGATGTCGACAAGGTCAACCGCATCGTCTTCGCCATCGCCTCGGCGCTCGGCGGCGTCGGCGGCGTGCTGGTCGGCATGTATTACAACGTCATCACCCCGACGATGGGCTTCGAGGCGACGCTGAAGGGCATCGTCGCGGAGGTGGTCGGCGGCGTCGGCAACGTGCCGGGCGCCATCGTCGGCTCGCTGCTGCTCGGCATCACCGAGAGCTACGGCGTCGCGCTCCTCGGCACGAGCTATCGCAACCTCTTCGCCTTCGTGCTGCTGATCGCGATCCTCGTGCTGCGGCCGAACGGGCTCTTCGCCAGCCGCCGCCAGCTCCCGCCCGAGCCGATGACTGGCACCTTCGTTGCGCCGAGCAGGCCGGTCAATGTGCCCGTTCCACTGGTCGCGGCAGCAGCGGCAGTGGCCATCGCCCTGCCCTTCCTGGTCGACAACGGTTATCTGATCCAGACCCTGACCAATGCTTGGCTCTATGCCCTGCTGGGCTTGAGCATCACCCTCGTCGCCGGCACCAGCGGGCAGGTCTCGCTCGGCCATGCGGCGCTGCTCGCCATCGGCGGCTATACCTCGGCGCTGCTCGCCTCCAACCTCGGCTGGCCGGTCTGGCTGACGCTCTTGATCGGCGGTTTCGCAGCGGCGGGCATCGGCACGCTCCTGGTTTCGCCGGCCTTCCGGCTGCGCGGGCACTATGTCTCGATCGCGACGCTCGGCATCGGCGAGATCGTGGCGCTGGTCATCCTGAACTGGGAGAGCGTCACGCGCGGGCCGATCGGCGTCGCCGGCATTCCGCCGCTCTCGCTCTTCGGCTACGAGCTCTACGACACCAACGTGATCTACTGGTTCGCGCTCGCGCTGATGATCGCGCTGGCGCTGCTGCAACTGCGCCTGCTCGGCTCGCATCTCGGCCGAACGCTCAGGGCCGTGCGCGACGACGACGTCGCGGCGCGCTCCTTCGGCATCGGGCTCAACCGCTACAAGGGGCTGGCCTTCGCCTTCGGCGGCTTCTTCGCCGGCATCAGCGGCGCCTTCACCGCCCATATGTATTCCTACATCAACCACGAGACCTTCAACACGCAGATCTCCGTGCTGGCGCTGACCATCGCGATCCTCGGCGGCATGGGCAATGTCGGCGGCGCCATCCTCGGCTCGCTCGCCCTGATCGGCCTGCCCGAGATCTTCCGGGTCGCCGCCGAATACCGCATCCTGTTCTACGGCATCGCGCTCGTCCTGCTCGTCCGCTTCCGGCCGCAGGGCCTGCTCGGCACCGTCTGA
- a CDS encoding NADH-quinone oxidoreductase subunit C, whose amino-acid sequence MSEALVKLGEEIQAALPGAVTEAVVAFEELTIHAEAASIVRVMKTLYADPRFRFVNFTDIAGADYPGREKRFDVVYQLLAPHHNRRIRVKVQTDEATPVPSIVDVFPAANWFEREAYDFYGILFSGHPDLRRILTDYGFEGYPLRKDFPLTGFVEVRYDDEQKRVVYESVKLNQEFRNFDFLSPWEGTDYVLPGDEKAKGA is encoded by the coding sequence ATGAGCGAAGCGCTCGTAAAACTCGGCGAAGAGATCCAGGCAGCGCTGCCCGGCGCGGTCACCGAAGCGGTCGTCGCCTTCGAGGAGCTGACGATCCATGCCGAGGCGGCATCGATCGTGCGTGTGATGAAGACGCTCTACGCCGACCCCCGCTTCCGCTTCGTCAATTTCACCGATATCGCCGGTGCCGACTATCCCGGCCGCGAGAAGCGCTTCGACGTCGTCTACCAGCTGCTGGCGCCGCACCATAACCGACGCATCCGCGTCAAGGTTCAGACCGACGAGGCGACGCCGGTTCCCTCCATCGTCGACGTCTTCCCGGCGGCGAACTGGTTCGAGCGCGAGGCCTACGACTTCTACGGCATCCTGTTCTCCGGCCATCCCGACCTGCGCCGCATCCTCACCGACTACGGCTTCGAGGGCTATCCGCTGCGCAAGGACTTCCCGCTGACCGGCTTCGTCGAGGTTCGCTACGACGACGAACAGAAGCGGGTCGTGTACGAGTCGGTGAAACTCAACCAAGAATTCCGCAACTTCGATTTCCTCTCGCCCTGGGAAGGCACGGATTACGTGCTGCCGGGCGACGAGAAGGCGAAGGGGGCGTGA
- a CDS encoding CMD domain protein, translated as MSAQDTPDILDLLAGVVPGSALDTLRRERPQTRDNVQASYAALFGAPDETGVTPSERLAVASFVALLHGGVPAAAHYLDRLEAQPDGAKLAATIRQQAELAAAQGPYGAYPPGPLSREDVPGPVFTVNEAGRAALGERLSAALAHVHLLVLHPRDAAASDLAALQEAGWSTAAIVTLSQLVAYLAFQIRAAHGLRVLAA; from the coding sequence ATGAGCGCTCAAGACACCCCCGACATTCTCGACCTTCTCGCCGGCGTCGTCCCCGGTTCGGCCCTCGACACGCTGAGACGCGAGCGCCCGCAGACGCGCGACAATGTGCAGGCGAGCTATGCCGCCCTGTTCGGGGCTCCCGACGAGACCGGCGTGACGCCAAGCGAGCGGCTGGCGGTCGCGAGCTTCGTCGCTCTGCTGCATGGCGGCGTTCCGGCCGCGGCGCATTATCTCGACCGGCTCGAAGCGCAGCCGGACGGCGCCAAGCTCGCGGCCACGATCCGGCAGCAGGCCGAGCTCGCTGCTGCGCAAGGGCCTTACGGCGCCTATCCGCCCGGGCCGCTGTCTCGGGAGGATGTGCCCGGGCCGGTCTTCACGGTGAACGAGGCTGGCCGCGCCGCGCTTGGCGAGCGCCTGTCGGCCGCGCTCGCTCATGTACATCTGCTGGTCCTGCATCCGCGCGATGCCGCCGCATCCGACCTCGCCGCCCTGCAGGAGGCAGGCTGGAGCACAGCGGCGATCGTCACGCTCTCGCAGCTCGTCGCCTACCTCGCCTTCCAGATCCGCGCCGCGCATGGCCTGCGCGTCCTCGCCGCCTGA
- a CDS encoding putative FMN-dependent luciferase-like monooxygenase has protein sequence MAGKRLGFFTRLLDDAPAAERYRIATEQIVHAERHGFDSAWVAQHHFHRDEGGLPSPLPFLAYVAARTSRIRLGTGIIILPMEDPVRTAEDTVVVDLLSGGRLEVGLGTGATPETFLAFGLDKEQRTEIFARNLDKLHEAWSGAALGHEQNRLYPEAGTLPQRTWHATFSAAGAERIGKAGAGLMLSRTQPRSADKPDATLPEIQHPIVDAYLANLPAGVAPRIMASRTLFVADSREEALKQAERGLNHVLDRFIASGHRIEDRSLAGLIRTLDTHVGAPEDVIASLEADTILPRVTDVVFQVHSVDPPPPLVLRSIELTAEKVAPALGWKDTPAAPPVRLAANA, from the coding sequence ATGGCCGGCAAACGCCTCGGCTTCTTCACCCGCCTCCTCGACGATGCCCCGGCGGCGGAGCGCTACCGGATCGCCACCGAGCAGATCGTCCATGCCGAGCGCCATGGCTTCGACAGCGCCTGGGTCGCCCAGCATCACTTCCACCGCGACGAGGGCGGGCTGCCCTCGCCTTTGCCCTTCCTGGCCTATGTCGCGGCGCGGACCAGCCGCATTCGGCTCGGCACCGGCATCATCATCCTGCCGATGGAAGATCCCGTCCGCACGGCCGAGGACACGGTCGTGGTCGATCTGCTCTCGGGCGGCCGGCTCGAAGTCGGGCTCGGCACCGGCGCGACACCGGAGACCTTCCTCGCCTTCGGCCTCGACAAGGAGCAGCGCACGGAGATCTTCGCACGCAACCTCGACAAGCTGCATGAGGCCTGGAGCGGCGCAGCGCTGGGCCATGAGCAGAACCGGCTCTATCCCGAGGCCGGCACCCTGCCGCAGCGCACCTGGCACGCGACCTTCTCGGCTGCCGGCGCCGAGCGCATCGGCAAGGCTGGTGCCGGGCTGATGCTCTCACGCACCCAGCCGCGCAGCGCCGACAAGCCGGACGCGACGCTGCCCGAGATCCAGCATCCGATCGTCGACGCCTATCTCGCCAATCTGCCGGCCGGCGTCGCGCCGCGCATCATGGCCTCGCGCACGCTGTTCGTCGCCGACAGCCGGGAAGAGGCGCTGAAACAGGCGGAGCGTGGCCTCAACCATGTGCTCGACCGCTTCATCGCCAGCGGCCACCGCATCGAAGACCGCAGCCTCGCGGGGCTGATCCGCACGCTCGATACCCATGTCGGCGCGCCCGAGGACGTCATCGCCTCGCTCGAAGCCGACACCATCCTGCCCCGCGTCACCGATGTGGTCTTCCAGGTGCATTCAGTCGATCCGCCGCCGCCGCTCGTGCTGCGCTCGATCGAACTCACCGCCGAAAAGGTCGCCCCGGCCCTCGGCTGGAAGGACACACCCGCCGCGCCGCCCGTCAGGCTCGCGGCCAACGCATGA
- the tam gene encoding trans-aconitate 2-methyltransferase, giving the protein MAAKVDWDADQYLRFEDERTRPSLDLIQRVRLEAPTQCIDLGCGPGNSTELVAARFPNAEVTGLDSSTDMLEKARKRLPKLAFVLANLDDWSADSRYDLIFANAVLQWLPDHAALFARLAAALKPGGVLAVQMPNNLSEPSHVAMAETAAEGPWAGRLARAAEAKALIGSFSDYRRWLADAGCSVDLWQTTYVHALNGPDAIVEWFKSTGLKPYLDPLPADERETFLARYRERIARAYPAEPDGKVLLRFPRLFIVATRAAI; this is encoded by the coding sequence ATGGCCGCCAAAGTCGATTGGGATGCCGATCAATATCTGCGCTTCGAGGATGAGCGGACGCGCCCCTCGCTCGACTTGATCCAGCGCGTCAGGCTGGAGGCGCCGACTCAGTGCATCGATCTCGGTTGTGGCCCCGGCAACAGCACCGAGCTGGTCGCGGCGCGCTTTCCGAATGCCGAGGTGACGGGGCTCGATTCCTCAACCGATATGCTCGAAAAGGCGCGCAAGCGCTTGCCAAAGCTCGCCTTCGTTCTCGCGAACCTCGACGACTGGTCGGCCGACTCCCGCTATGATCTAATTTTCGCGAATGCGGTGCTGCAATGGTTGCCGGATCATGCTGCGCTGTTCGCGCGTCTCGCGGCCGCGCTGAAACCGGGCGGTGTGCTTGCCGTGCAGATGCCCAACAATCTGAGCGAGCCGTCCCATGTTGCCATGGCGGAGACTGCGGCTGAGGGGCCGTGGGCGGGACGCCTGGCCCGAGCCGCCGAGGCCAAGGCGCTGATCGGCAGCTTCTCCGATTACCGGCGCTGGCTCGCAGACGCCGGCTGCTCGGTCGATCTCTGGCAGACCACCTATGTGCATGCGCTGAACGGCCCCGACGCGATTGTCGAATGGTTCAAGAGCACCGGGCTGAAGCCCTATCTCGATCCGCTGCCGGCGGATGAGCGCGAAACTTTCCTCGCACGCTACAGGGAGCGGATCGCGCGAGCCTACCCGGCGGAGCCCGACGGCAAGGTGCTGCTGCGCTTTCCGCGGTTGTTCATCGTCGCGACGCGAGCGGCGATCTGA
- a CDS encoding D-Ala-D-Ala carboxypeptidase family metallohydrolase, producing the protein MAGVKPARLPASLAFAALLTVSTEAFAQIGESVRAPLPPQRPFDLDLEGTPKLPPIVMPPRSPSAQETPASASVEETPSAAPSAETPEPETPASETPPAQGASPAIGESDEDEGPEWPKLTPGQKAGAEPEFDPNEKPDRPGISTDPGTSIACLPERLKGILGQIAEKYGAVKVTSTWRPPWRARRGSYHKRCEAMDFRVPGVRPRMVLEWARTLPEVGGNHVYWNGLIHIDTGPRRPW; encoded by the coding sequence ATGGCTGGCGTGAAGCCCGCCCGCCTGCCTGCGAGTCTGGCCTTCGCCGCTCTGCTAACCGTCTCGACCGAAGCTTTCGCCCAGATCGGCGAGAGCGTGCGCGCGCCCTTGCCGCCTCAGCGCCCCTTCGATCTCGATCTGGAGGGCACGCCCAAGCTGCCGCCGATCGTCATGCCGCCCCGCAGCCCCTCCGCGCAGGAGACGCCCGCGAGCGCGTCGGTCGAGGAAACACCATCTGCCGCGCCTTCGGCGGAAACGCCCGAGCCGGAGACGCCAGCCTCCGAGACACCGCCAGCCCAAGGCGCATCACCCGCGATCGGCGAGTCGGATGAAGACGAGGGCCCGGAATGGCCGAAGCTCACGCCCGGCCAGAAGGCCGGCGCCGAGCCGGAATTCGACCCGAACGAGAAGCCGGACCGGCCCGGCATCTCCACGGATCCAGGCACTTCGATCGCTTGCCTGCCGGAGCGGCTGAAGGGAATTCTCGGCCAGATCGCCGAGAAATACGGGGCGGTGAAAGTGACCTCGACCTGGCGGCCACCCTGGCGCGCCCGGCGCGGCTCCTATCACAAGCGCTGCGAGGCGATGGACTTCCGCGTCCCCGGCGTCCGGCCGCGCATGGTCCTGGAATGGGCCCGGACGCTGCCCGAAGTCGGCGGCAACCATGTCTACTGGAACGGGCTGATCCACATCGACACGGGGCCGCGCCGGCCCTGGTGA
- a CDS encoding alkylhydroperoxidase domain protein: MSDATLERPATTAPNRFTQAELGWEAWIDPIPEDALTDRQKEGLVDIARAKSPYFRLLAHDPDILRARTLADKDIFYNTRAGLPRAERELAAAAVSRNNGCIYCASVHARFASTFSKRKDDVQRLLDEGTGADIDSLWNAVIEASVALTATPIAFGPEHVRKLRDLGLDDLAISDLIHAASFFNWANRLMLSLGEPVEQD, translated from the coding sequence ATGAGCGATGCCACACTCGAACGTCCGGCCACCACGGCGCCGAACCGCTTCACCCAGGCCGAGCTCGGCTGGGAAGCCTGGATCGACCCGATTCCCGAAGACGCGCTGACCGATCGACAGAAGGAAGGGCTGGTCGATATCGCACGCGCCAAGAGCCCTTATTTCCGGCTCCTCGCGCATGATCCGGACATCCTCCGGGCGCGGACGCTGGCCGACAAGGACATCTTCTACAATACCCGTGCCGGGCTGCCCCGCGCCGAGCGAGAGCTGGCCGCGGCCGCCGTCTCGCGCAACAATGGCTGCATCTACTGCGCCTCGGTGCATGCCCGCTTCGCCAGCACCTTCTCGAAGCGCAAGGACGACGTCCAGCGCCTGCTCGACGAAGGCACCGGCGCCGATATCGATTCGCTCTGGAATGCGGTGATCGAGGCCTCCGTCGCGCTCACGGCAACGCCGATCGCCTTCGGTCCCGAGCATGTCCGCAAGCTGCGCGATCTCGGCCTCGACGATCTCGCGATCTCGGACCTGATCCACGCCGCCTCGTTCTTCAACTGGGCGAACCGGCTGATGCTCTCGCTCGGCGAGCCGGTCGAGCAGGACTGA
- a CDS encoding ABC transporter ATP-binding protein — MTAPFPLPASAVRRPLLEARGLVRRFGGVTAVAGIDLSIAEGELVSVIGPNGAGKTTAFNLISGLDKPDEGSIRFDGADITGKSPEAVANAGLVRTFQHGRVFANLSIADNVLVGAHRRLKAVRPAWPVIGPVAELALALVRPPSVKREEAALRDEVREILAIFGERLLPRIDQPAYSLSYANRRRVEIARALAARPKLLLLDEPTAGMNQTETAEMLEIIAGLKSRGQTILLIEHKLDMVMRLSDRVIVLDDGRKIAEGLPLAVRNDPAVIEAYLGHGGVGAAAAGTPKAVPQPLPLSA, encoded by the coding sequence ATGACCGCTCCCTTCCCCCTGCCGGCTTCTGCCGTCCGCCGCCCCCTGCTCGAAGCGCGCGGGCTGGTGCGCCGCTTCGGCGGCGTCACCGCCGTCGCCGGCATCGACCTTTCTATCGCCGAGGGCGAACTCGTCAGCGTCATCGGTCCGAACGGCGCCGGCAAGACGACCGCCTTCAACCTGATCAGCGGGCTCGACAAGCCTGACGAGGGCTCGATCCGTTTCGACGGCGCCGACATCACCGGCAAATCGCCCGAGGCGGTCGCCAATGCGGGGCTGGTCAGGACCTTCCAGCACGGGCGCGTCTTCGCCAATCTCAGCATCGCTGACAATGTGCTGGTCGGCGCACATCGCCGGCTCAAGGCCGTGCGCCCCGCCTGGCCGGTGATCGGTCCGGTCGCCGAACTCGCGCTTGCGCTGGTCCGGCCGCCCTCCGTGAAGCGGGAGGAAGCGGCGCTGCGCGACGAGGTGCGCGAGATTCTGGCGATCTTCGGCGAACGCCTGCTGCCGCGCATCGACCAGCCGGCCTACAGCCTGTCTTATGCGAACCGCCGCCGCGTCGAGATCGCGCGGGCGCTCGCAGCGCGGCCGAAGCTGCTGCTGCTCGACGAGCCCACCGCCGGCATGAACCAGACCGAGACCGCCGAGATGCTGGAGATCATCGCCGGGCTCAAAAGCCGCGGCCAGACGATCCTGCTGATCGAGCACAAGCTCGACATGGTGATGCGGCTCTCCGATCGTGTGATCGTGCTCGACGACGGCAGGAAGATCGCCGAGGGCCTGCCGCTCGCCGTCCGCAACGACCCCGCGGTGATCGAGGCCTATCTCGGCCATGGCGGCGTCGGCGCCGCAGCGGCCGGCACACCCAAGGCCGTGCCGCAACCCCTCCCCCTTTCCGCGTGA
- a CDS encoding ABC transporter ATP-binding protein, translating into MSENRPILELQAIDTFYGPVQAHFGLSLHVGQGEIVSLLGGNASGKSTTMKIILGLVKPAAGDVLVNGVSTLKLKTPEIVRLGVGTVPEARRLFGAMSVRENLLMGAFVRDDKAGVAADLDRVLGLFPRVAQRLDQQAGTLSGGEQQMVAMARALMSRPRVIIMDEPTMGLSPLWVDRVLALIRDINGQGVAIFMVEQNASLALQIAHRGYVLQTGRIVLEGKAADLLSDARIRDAYLGGAEAA; encoded by the coding sequence ATGAGCGAAAACCGACCGATCCTCGAACTACAGGCGATCGACACCTTCTACGGCCCGGTGCAGGCGCATTTCGGCCTCTCGCTGCATGTCGGCCAGGGCGAGATCGTCTCGCTGCTCGGCGGCAACGCCAGCGGCAAGTCGACGACGATGAAGATCATCCTCGGGCTGGTGAAGCCGGCCGCCGGCGACGTGCTGGTCAACGGCGTCTCGACGCTGAAGCTGAAGACGCCCGAGATCGTGCGGCTCGGCGTCGGCACCGTGCCAGAGGCGCGGCGGCTCTTCGGCGCGATGAGCGTGCGCGAGAACCTGCTGATGGGCGCCTTCGTGCGCGACGACAAGGCCGGGGTCGCAGCCGATCTCGACCGCGTGCTCGGCCTGTTTCCGCGCGTCGCCCAGCGGCTCGACCAGCAGGCCGGCACACTCTCGGGCGGCGAGCAGCAGATGGTCGCTATGGCGCGCGCCCTGATGAGCCGGCCGCGCGTCATCATTATGGACGAGCCGACCATGGGTCTCTCGCCGCTCTGGGTCGACCGCGTGCTGGCGCTGATCCGCGACATCAACGGCCAGGGCGTCGCCATCTTCATGGTCGAGCAGAATGCGAGCCTCGCGCTCCAGATCGCCCATCGCGGCTATGTCCTTCAGACGGGCCGCATCGTTCTCGAAGGCAAGGCCGCCGATCTCCTGTCCGATGCCCGGATCAGGGATGCCTATCTCGGCGGCGCGGAGGCGGCATGA
- a CDS encoding VOC family protein yields the protein MSLSDITRQNLRIDHAVIVTDDLDGAIAAWRERGFTVEPGGRHPRGSVNALISFADGAYIEIIAFPVPQEDFFWWHTLQKDGPGPIDLALLPEDLDAVLIQAGAAGLGYAPPQDGGRKRPDGETLVWRTARPAETDLPFFCFDVTPRPLRVPAAPRHANGATGFGAISVAVADLAASTRRWEALTGRTAAAIGALPGLDAAAAALDLGTTRLVLLAPERPGLGAIAEHLERRGQGLFGLSFAGTDPTVSYSQPAERPASA from the coding sequence ATGAGCTTGAGCGATATCACTCGGCAGAATCTCAGGATCGACCACGCGGTCATCGTCACCGACGATCTCGACGGAGCCATCGCCGCATGGCGCGAGCGCGGCTTCACGGTCGAGCCGGGCGGCCGGCATCCGCGCGGCAGCGTCAACGCGCTGATCTCCTTCGCCGACGGCGCCTATATCGAGATCATCGCATTCCCGGTGCCCCAGGAGGACTTCTTCTGGTGGCACACCCTTCAGAAGGACGGGCCAGGGCCAATCGACCTCGCGCTGCTGCCGGAAGACCTTGACGCCGTGCTGATACAGGCGGGTGCGGCGGGGCTCGGCTACGCGCCGCCGCAGGATGGCGGCCGCAAGCGCCCCGATGGCGAGACGCTGGTCTGGCGCACGGCCCGGCCGGCTGAGACCGACCTGCCCTTCTTCTGCTTCGACGTCACGCCGCGGCCGCTGCGGGTTCCGGCCGCCCCGCGCCATGCCAATGGGGCAACCGGCTTCGGCGCAATCAGCGTTGCGGTAGCCGATCTCGCGGCCTCCACCCGCCGCTGGGAAGCGCTGACCGGCAGAACCGCCGCCGCGATCGGCGCGCTGCCTGGCCTCGATGCGGCCGCCGCCGCCCTCGATCTCGGCACGACGCGGCTCGTCCTGCTTGCGCCCGAACGGCCGGGCTTGGGCGCCATCGCCGAGCATCTCGAACGGCGCGGTCAGGGCCTGTTCGGTCTCTCCTTCGCCGGAACCGACCCGACCGTATCCTACAGCCAGCCGGCCGAGCGACCGGCTTCCGCCTGA
- a CDS encoding NADH-quinone oxidoreductase subunit B: MAVTAIDRGDPLVAPAPRGLLGPDGKPVGTRDPFFAEINNELADKGFLVTATDDLINWARTGSLMWMTFGLACCAVEMMQLSMPRYDVERFGFAPRASPRQSDVMIVAGTLTNKMAPALRKVYDQMPEPRYVISMGSCANGGGYYHYSYSVVRGCDRIVPIDIYVPGCPPTAEALLYGVLLLQKKIRRTGTIER, from the coding sequence ATGGCAGTCACAGCGATCGATCGCGGCGATCCGCTCGTCGCGCCGGCACCGAGGGGGCTTCTCGGCCCGGACGGCAAGCCGGTCGGCACGCGTGATCCGTTCTTTGCCGAGATCAACAACGAACTCGCCGACAAGGGCTTTCTCGTCACCGCCACCGACGATCTGATCAACTGGGCCCGCACGGGCTCGCTGATGTGGATGACCTTCGGCCTGGCCTGCTGCGCCGTCGAGATGATGCAGCTCTCGATGCCGCGCTACGACGTCGAGCGTTTCGGCTTCGCGCCGCGCGCCTCACCGCGCCAGTCGGACGTGATGATCGTCGCCGGCACGCTGACCAACAAGATGGCTCCCGCGCTCCGCAAGGTCTACGACCAGATGCCGGAGCCGCGCTACGTCATCTCGATGGGCTCCTGCGCCAATGGCGGCGGCTACTATCACTACAGCTATTCGGTGGTGCGCGGCTGCGACCGTATCGTCCCGATCGACATCTACGTCCCGGGCTGCCCGCCGACGGCGGAGGCGCTGCTCTATGGCGTCCTGCTGCTGCAGAAGAAGATCCGCCGCACCGGCACGATCGAGCGCTGA